The segment GACAGTTTCGCAAGGTGATGTGGTAAAGACAGGTGAAGTCATCGCTTTAGCTGGTTCAACCGGACAAGAGTCTACCGGAGTTCACCTGCATTTTGAATTATGGAAAGATGGTTATCCAATCGATCCAACTATTTTTATTGAATTTGAATAATATGTCTGTAAAATCGGTCGCGGCCAAAATATTTGCGAATATAATCCACAGAAAAACCCAAAAATGGGTTCAGAATCCTATTGAAACGCAGCAGAAAGTTTTTCAAAATCTTATCGCTTCCGCAGATTTTACTCAGTTTGGAAGAGACCATCATTTTTCTAAAATCAAAACCTTTGAAGACTTTGCAAAGCAAGTTCCTATTAGAGATTATGAAGAATTACGACCTTATGTTGACCGCGTTGTAAAAGGAGAACAAGACATTCTCTGGAAAGGAAAACCGATTTATTTTGCCAAAACATCAGGCACCACTTCGGGCGCAAAATACATTCCGTTGACTAAGGAATCGATGCCGTTTCATATCGAAGCTGCCCGAAATGCGATACTAAGTTATATTCATGAAACCGGGAAAACAGCTTTTGTTGATGGTAAGATGATTTTCCTGCAGGGAAGTCCAATTTTGGAAGAAAAAAACGGAATTAAACTCGGAAGACTTTCCGGAATTGTGGCGCATTTTGTTCCGAAGTATTTGCAAAAAAACCGAATGCCAAGTTGGGAAACCAATTGCATTGAAGATTGGGAAACCAAAGTTGATGCGATTGTTGAAGAAACTTTCAACGAAAATATGACTGTGATTTCGGGAATTCCGTCTTGGGTTCAGATGTATTTTGAGAAGTTGGAACAAAAGGGAAATAAATCCGTTGGCGACATTTTCAAAAACTTCAATTTGTTTATTTATGGAGGCGTCAATTATGAACCGTATCGCGCCAAATTCGAAAATCTAATCGGAAGAAAAGTAGATTCCATCGAATTGTTTCCGGCATCGGAAGGCTTTTTTGCATATCAGGATTCGCAGAAAGACAAAGGAATGTTGCTGCTTTTGAATTCGGGAATTTTCTATGAATTTGTAAAATCGGAAGAATTTTTTACAGAAAATCCAAGACGCTATACAATTGGCGAAGTTGAATTGAATGTCAATTATGTTTTAATTATTTCTACGAATGCCGGACTTTGGGCATACAATATTGGCGACACGATTCAGTTCACGAGCTTAAAACCGTATCGCTTGATTGTTTCGGGCAGAATCAAACATTATATTTCTGCTTTTGGTGAACACGTTATTGGCAAAGAAGTCGAATGTGCTTTGAAAGAAGCGATGGAAAATTCCAATATTCGTGTAAACGAATTTACCGTTGCGCCACAGATTGCGCCTGCTTCAGGATTGCCATATCACGAATGGTTTATAGAATTTGAAAATGAACCCGAAAATCTTGAAGAGTTTGCCTTGAAAATCGACAACGAAATGCGCAAACAAAATACCTATTACTATGATTTAATTGTTGGTAAAGTGTTGCGAACTGTAGTTATTTCAAAAGTTTCAAAAAACGGTTTCCAGGATTATATGAAGTCAATAGGAAAATTAGGAGGACAAAACAAAATTCCAAGATTGAGTAACGACAGAAAGATTGCTGATTTGTTAAAAAGAGCATAGAAAAACATGAAAGAAAAAAGATTGTTGTGGTTGGTATTGTTGTTTGGTTTTTCAGTTTCTGCACAAGTTAAAGGAATCGTTGTCGATGAATTTAACAAACCCATTTCGTATGTGAATATTTGGGTTGAACATGAAAATAACAGCACCACTTCTGAGGAAAATGGAGAGTATAACATTAACTGTTTGCCAAATAAGAATCTGATTTTTTCAGCTTTGGGCTATGAAAAGAAAACAGTTAAAGCATCCGAAGCAGAAAAGGTAGTTTTGAAAGTAAATGCGTTTCAATTATCAGAAGTTGTTATTGCCAAAAGATTTGAAACCAGAGAAATTGAAATCGGAAAAGTAAAAAACGAAACCTATCAGGCTTTTGAAAACGGACCACGAATTGACGCTAAATTTTTCCCATATCTTGCAAAATATAAACGGACGCGATACATCAAGCAAGTAAACTTTTTTACCGACAATCAATTAGAAAGTGCGTCATTCAAAGTACATTTTTTTATGGTTAATGCAGATGGTTCGCCCGGCGATGAATTGTTGAGCAAAGACTTTATAGTTTCCGTAAAAAAAGGGGTAAAAAAAACGTTTTTTAACGTGACTGATTTTGGCTTAAAAATGCCAAAGACAGGAATCTTTGTGGGCTTTGAAAAGTTGATAATTGAAAGGAACAAGTTGGAAAAAGAAGTTGTAGATTCGAATACAAAAGCAATCACAATTCAAAAATTGTATTTCCCATACGTGCTTTATAATTATGTCGAAAGAGAGTTTATCTACACTTTCTCTAAAGGAAAATGGAACCGTCAAACGAAGGAAGACATCAATAATCCATCAGATAAAATGTCGGTGTACGAACCCGCAATAAACCTAATTCTAACGAACTAAACGACAAAAAGCCTATATTTGCAGGTTAGAAAAAACAATTTAATGAAAGAAATTAAAAACATTTCGCGCTCAAGAGCGCAAGAATCGTCGGCAGCTATCGAACGATTGTACATTACCATGAGACATTTATTCAACAGAGGTTTCTATAAACCAATGGGTGTTTCAGGAGAAACTTTAAGAGAAGCTTTGCTTTCTTTAAGACCAGAAATTTACGGAAGTATTGCAGAAGAAAAAGTAGAACTAAGTGGTTTACTTTATGTAATAGAGAGACTTCCGGTAGGCATTGAAGAATGTCGTTTTATCAATTTAACTTCAGACGAAGGCTATTCAAAATCACATTTTACAGCAATTGTTCCGCCAAAAAGAAGAAGAAATTGCTACCGAATAGATGACGAACAAATGAATGTGGAAATCACACGCGGACGTTCGGATATTTATGATATTTTGACGCATTTGACTTTTATTTTTATTGAATCACATAAAATTAAAGACAGAGTTTTACTAGATGAACTTGAAGTTGAACTAACCCGTGATTGGGAAAAACTTGAAGAAGCCGTTTTGCAGAACAAAAAAATGTCACTCAAAGAAAAGGAAATTGCGATTTCGCATGCAGCGAATGTTTTGGGGAGAAGCTTTTCTGAAGTACTAGCCATTTACGATGATTTTGGAACCAAAGAAAAACCAGATCGCTTTTTGCACGTTATCTATTGGTTAGGAAAATTAGCAATTGATGAGGTTATCAATAACAATAAAAGAACAATTACGTTTAGCCCGATTTTAAGAGAAAGATTAGGACATCATATTCACGGAGAAATTTGGGCGAATAACATCAAGGAAGCGCTGAAGGCTAATAACCTTTTGGAAAGACCAATTCATATCATCAGCGCAAATATGCATAGTGTAATGAATTCGATTTTTGCAACGACAGTTTTAAAAACTAAGTTCAAAGACAAATCAGATTTCTTTATTTATGAAGAATTGAGCAAATCCGGAGCCAATGATGTTAGAAATAAAGTGCAGGAAGTCGCCTTAAAACAGGGAATGATTTCTTTGCCAGATGACGCTTCGGGAACTAATATTGATGTTCAGTTATTTGACACGGCCAAAATAGATTGGGCTAAATCCAGCTTTCCAAAAGCAAAAGTTGGCAAAGAAGCACCAGTACTAATTGTAATGGATTATGCTTTTGGCGAACAGGCATTTGAAACGATTGATGAGTTATTAAAACCATACAAAGAAGGCAAAAACAGAACTTTTCTGAATGTAGCATCGGTTTCGATAATGGGAAAAGCCGGAATTTTGGAAGGCGGAAAAGGCGACATCATGATTCCGTCTGCACACATCAATGAAGGAACGGCAGATAATTATCCTTTTGAAAATGAATTAACAGCCGAAATGTTTGAAGGAAACGGAATTCCGGTTTGTTCAGGACCAATGGTTACGGTTTTGGGAACATCGCTTCAAAATAAAGATTTATTGAAGTTTTTCCATGAGTCAACCTGGGAAGTTATCGGACTGGAAATGGAAGGTGCTTATTATCAGAAAGCCATTCAATCAGCTTCAAAAATCAGAAAAAGTATTCCACAAGATGTGAAAGTAAGATATGCATATTACGCTTCGGATAATCCTTTAGAAACAGGAAGCACATTGGCTTCAGGAGGATTGGGAACAACAGGAGTGAAGCCTACTTATTTGATTACTATTAAAATATTAGAACAAATTTTTAACGTAAAATAATTATTTTTTATGAGCGCAACACCTCAAAACAATGACAATCAGGAAATAGATTTGTCACAAATCTCAAAGAAAATTGGTAGCTTTTTTGAAGGAATTTCCAATTCTATTTTTGAAGGTATTTTATTTATAAAAAGGAATATAGTTATTTTTATTTCTTTGTTTATCATTGGTGTAGGGGCGGGTTATTACCTTGATAAAACATCTAATTCTTATGATCATGAGATAATAGTAGCTCCTAATTTTGGGAGTACTGATTATTTATATGGTAAAATTGACCTACTTGAATCTAAAATTAAAGTGCAGGATACTGTTTTCCTGAAATCAATTGGAATCCAAAATCCAAAATCTTTGGGGCAAATAGAAATAGAGCCTATCATAGACATATATAACTTTGTGAATAGTGCCACGAGTATGGCTAATAGTGCTCAAAACACTCAAAATTTTGAGTTAGTAAAATTGCTTTCAGAAGATGGCGACATAAATAAAGTAATTAAGGAAAAGACAACTAGTAAAAATTATGGGCGCCACATTATTCATATCAGCACAAAAGGGTTGGTTGGTAATAAAAACTTTATTGACCCTTTAATGGCTTATTTAAACCGCAACGAATATTATCAAAATGTTCAAAAGGTGTATGTAAATAACATTAAAACAAAAATGAAACAAAATGAGGCAATTATTTTACAGATAGATAATTTGTTAAATGAATTTTCTTCAACAACAACGAACAATCAAAAAAGTGATAAGTTGGTGTACTATAATGAAAACACACAACTAAACGAAATCATTAAGACTAAAAATAATCTTATTGGTGAATTGGGTGGACAAAGAATGGACTTGGTGAACAATGAACAAATCAT is part of the Flavobacterium sangjuense genome and harbors:
- a CDS encoding GH3 auxin-responsive promoter family protein, translating into MSVKSVAAKIFANIIHRKTQKWVQNPIETQQKVFQNLIASADFTQFGRDHHFSKIKTFEDFAKQVPIRDYEELRPYVDRVVKGEQDILWKGKPIYFAKTSGTTSGAKYIPLTKESMPFHIEAARNAILSYIHETGKTAFVDGKMIFLQGSPILEEKNGIKLGRLSGIVAHFVPKYLQKNRMPSWETNCIEDWETKVDAIVEETFNENMTVISGIPSWVQMYFEKLEQKGNKSVGDIFKNFNLFIYGGVNYEPYRAKFENLIGRKVDSIELFPASEGFFAYQDSQKDKGMLLLLNSGIFYEFVKSEEFFTENPRRYTIGEVELNVNYVLIISTNAGLWAYNIGDTIQFTSLKPYRLIVSGRIKHYISAFGEHVIGKEVECALKEAMENSNIRVNEFTVAPQIAPASGLPYHEWFIEFENEPENLEEFALKIDNEMRKQNTYYYDLIVGKVLRTVVISKVSKNGFQDYMKSIGKLGGQNKIPRLSNDRKIADLLKRA
- a CDS encoding DUF6909 family protein — encoded protein: MKEIKNISRSRAQESSAAIERLYITMRHLFNRGFYKPMGVSGETLREALLSLRPEIYGSIAEEKVELSGLLYVIERLPVGIEECRFINLTSDEGYSKSHFTAIVPPKRRRNCYRIDDEQMNVEITRGRSDIYDILTHLTFIFIESHKIKDRVLLDELEVELTRDWEKLEEAVLQNKKMSLKEKEIAISHAANVLGRSFSEVLAIYDDFGTKEKPDRFLHVIYWLGKLAIDEVINNNKRTITFSPILRERLGHHIHGEIWANNIKEALKANNLLERPIHIISANMHSVMNSIFATTVLKTKFKDKSDFFIYEELSKSGANDVRNKVQEVALKQGMISLPDDASGTNIDVQLFDTAKIDWAKSSFPKAKVGKEAPVLIVMDYAFGEQAFETIDELLKPYKEGKNRTFLNVASVSIMGKAGILEGGKGDIMIPSAHINEGTADNYPFENELTAEMFEGNGIPVCSGPMVTVLGTSLQNKDLLKFFHESTWEVIGLEMEGAYYQKAIQSASKIRKSIPQDVKVRYAYYASDNPLETGSTLASGGLGTTGVKPTYLITIKILEQIFNVK
- a CDS encoding carboxypeptidase-like regulatory domain-containing protein, giving the protein MKEKRLLWLVLLFGFSVSAQVKGIVVDEFNKPISYVNIWVEHENNSTTSEENGEYNINCLPNKNLIFSALGYEKKTVKASEAEKVVLKVNAFQLSEVVIAKRFETREIEIGKVKNETYQAFENGPRIDAKFFPYLAKYKRTRYIKQVNFFTDNQLESASFKVHFFMVNADGSPGDELLSKDFIVSVKKGVKKTFFNVTDFGLKMPKTGIFVGFEKLIIERNKLEKEVVDSNTKAITIQKLYFPYVLYNYVEREFIYTFSKGKWNRQTKEDINNPSDKMSVYEPAINLILTN